The Candidatus Methylomirabilota bacterium genomic interval GCCAGGGCCGAGGGGCGCGCGCCTCGGCGCGGACCTATTGGTTTTCGCGGGCCTTCGGTCGCGGATCGTGAGGAATCCTCGCCTTCGAGGTGCACCGACGGAGGTGCAGGTGCACTACGCTAGTCCACCGACCGCCCGAAGTCGAAAGACACGACTGCACAGTCCACTGTGCAGTGAGCGCACAGGAAAACTGTGCAGTCGCGCTACGCGGACGCCGCCGAACGGTGGGGTGCGGCGCTAGCCCTTCGCGGCCAGGATCTCGCTCACGCGGTCGCCGAGCTCCTGGAGCGAGAGGTTCGACTTGACGAAGTAGCCCTCGACGCCGAGCCGCGTCACCTCCTGCACGTCCTGCTCGCGCGAGGAGTTCGACAGGATGAGCACGCGGAGCCCGCGCGTGGCCTCGTCGCTCCGGATCGCCTTCAGCACCTCGAGCCCCGAGAGCTTGGGCATCAGCATGTCGAGCAGGATCAGGTCCCAGGGCTCACCCCGGGCGAGGCGGAGGCCCTCCTCGCCGTCCACCGCCGACGTCACCGCGAACCCGCGCTGCTTGAGGGCCACCTCGCAGGCGCGCCGCAGGAAGCGATCGTCTTCGACCAGCAGGAGCCGTTTCGCCGTCTCCGTCATGGGCCTCACTCGCTGAGTGGCAACGTGAAGAGGAACGTCGAGCCCCGGCCTTCCTCGGACTCGCACCATACCCGGCCGCCGAGCCGCTCGACGATCAGCCGGACCAGGTAGAGGCCGAGCCCCGTCCCCTCCGTCTCGATCGTCGGCGCGTTCTCCGCGCGAAAGAACTTCTCGAAGAGCCGCGACTGCGCGGCCCGCGGGATCCCGACCCCGGTGTCGGTGATCGCCCAGCGCGCGACGCCGTCCTCGCGCGCGATGCGGACGGTCACCGCCCCGCCGGTCGGCGTGTACTTGATCGCGTTCGACGTGAGGTTGAGGATCACCTGGCGCAGGAGCTGCGGGTCGGCCAGGACGCGCGGCGCCGCCTCGGCGCCGACGAGCGAGAGCTGGTGGCCGCGCGCGCGGACGAGCATCGTAAGCTCGTCGAGCACGCTCTTCGTCAGCTCGGCCAGGCCCGTGGGCTCGGGCTTCATCTTGAGCGTCCCGCTCTCCAGGCGCGAGGCGTCGAGCAGGTCG includes:
- a CDS encoding response regulator — its product is MTETAKRLLLVEDDRFLRRACEVALKQRGFAVTSAVDGEEGLRLARGEPWDLILLDMLMPKLSGLEVLKAIRSDEATRGLRVLILSNSSREQDVQEVTRLGVEGYFVKSNLSLQELGDRVSEILAAKG